In Blattabacterium cuenoti, the genomic window TTATAAAGAAAAAAAAATGGAATATAATTTTGGTGAAATAGAAAAACGTTGGCAAATATACTGGAAAGAACATAATATTTTTCACACAAAAGAAAATAAAAAAAGGAAGTACTATATTTTGAATATGTTTCCTTATCCTTCTGGAACAGGGCTTCATGTAGGGCATTGTTTAGGTTATATAGCATCAGATATTTATGCTAGATATAAACGAGGAGAAGGATATAATGTTTTAAATCCTATAGGGTTCGATTCTTTTGGACTTCCTGCAGAACAATATGCAGTACAAACAGGAAAACATCCTTATGATACCACTCATGAAAATTCATGTAGATACAAAAAACAAATGAATCAAATAGGACTTTCTTTTGATTGGAATAGAAAACTATATACTAGCCATCCTAGTTATTATCGTTGGACTCAATGGATGTTTATTCAAATTTTTAACTCTTGGTACGATAAAAATAGTGAGAAAGCTAAACCTATAAATCTTTTAATTGAAGAATTTAATAAAAACGGAAATAAATTCATTAATGCAAGTTCTACGTCAAATTATAAATTCAATTCAAAAACATGGAAAAAATTAAATTCATATGAAAAAGAATCTGTTCTTTTAGATTATAGGCTTGCTTTTTTATGTAACAATACTGTTAATTGGTGTCCCAGTTTAGGTACCGTATTAGCTAATGATGAAATAAAAAATGGAAAGAGTGAAAGAGGAGGGTTCCCTGTTTACAAAAAAAAAATGTTACAATGGCATATAAGAATTTCTGCATATGCAGAAAGACTCATAAAAGGATTGAATGTAATTGATTGTTCTCAATCTTTAAAAAATTTACAATGTAATTGGATAGGAAAATTAATAGGAACTTCTATTTTATTAAAAATTGTTCATCTTATCAATGATGATACTCCCAATATCAATAAAAATGAAATTGAGTTATTTACTTCTCATCCAGAAATGATATTTGGAATAACTTTTATCATATTATCTACAGATCATCCTATCGTAAATAAAATAAGTATTTCTTCTATACATCATAAAAATGTTTTAGCATATCTTGCTCAAGAATTTTGCATAAATGAAAATACGGAAAATATTTCGGGTGTTTTTACAGGAAATTATGTGTTCCATCCATTTATTAAAAATGAAAAGATTCCTATTTATATCAGTAATTTTTTTAATGTAAATAATCAAACTAAATCTATAATAGGAATTCCTGGACATGATGAAAAAAGCAAAAAATTTGCCAAAAAATTTGGTATAAAAATAAAAACAGTTTTAGATGTTAATGAAACATGCATTAATTCTGATTTTTTAAATGGGTTAAATCGTAAACAAGCACAAGAAAAAATTATAGAAATTTTAATTAAAAATAAAATAGGAGAAATTAAAAGCATCTATAAAATTCGCGATGCTATTTTTTCCAGACAAAGATATTGGGGAGAGCCAATTCCTATTTATTTTAAAAATAAAATTCCCAAAACAATTCCCGTTGAAAAATTACCTATTATACTTCCGGAAATAGATAATTTTCATCCTGAAGATGGAAAATCTCCATTAGTTAGAGCTAAAAATTGGGCTTGGGATGAAAAAAATATGAAAATTGTTCCTAATACTTTGATTGATTATAAATACATATATCCAATAGAAACTAGTACTATGCCTAGTTGGGCAGGATCAAGTTGGTATTTTCTAAGATATATGGACGTTCATAACGATAAATTTTTTCTTGATAAAGAAAAAGAAAATTATTGGAAAAATGTTGACTTGTATATTGGAGGATCTGAACATAGTACAGGTCATTTGATTTATGCCAGATTTTGGCATAAATTCTTATTGGATAGAGGCTGGATAACTACTGAGGAACCTTTCAAAAAAATATTAAATCAAGGAATGATTTTGAGTTATTCTGCTATTATACTCAAAGTAATAGGAGAAAATATTTTTGTTTCTTATGGATTAATGAATAAAAAACATGCATATTCTTCTTTTCAAGAAATATATGTAGATCTTTTTTTAATTAAAGAAAACAATGAATTAGACATTAAAAGGTTAAAAAAATATAAACCTGAATTTTATTCATCCATTTTTATTTTAGAAAGAGGGACTTTTTTTTGCAAAAGAAAATTGGAAAAAATGTCTAAATCCAAATATAATGTAATAAACCCTGATGATTTTTGTAAAAAACATGGAATAGATATATTTCGTATTCATGAAATGTTTTTGGGACCTATTAATCAGTCTAAATGTTGGGATGAAGAAAAAGTAAATGGTATAAAAAATTTTATGAATAAATTTTGGTATTTATTTCATAAAAATAATACTTTCCAAGTAAGTGAAGAAAACCCAACATTTCTTGAGTTTAAAATTTTACATTGTACTATAAAAAAAATACAAAATAAAATGCAATCTTTTTCTTGGAATACATCTATTAGTTTACTGATGGTTTTAACTAACCAACTAACTACATTAAAATGTAATAAAAGAAAAATACTTGAACCTTTAGTTCAATTAATAGCTCCATTTGCTCCTCATGTAGCCGAAGAATTATGGTATAAATTAGGGAAAAAAAAATCTATTATATTTTATAACATTCCAGTTTTTGATCCAAAATATATAGTAAAAAAAGAAATAACATATCCGATTATGTTTAATGGAAAATTAAAATTTTTAGAAAAGTTTGATTCTAGGATTTCAACAGAAGAAATAAAAAAGAAAATATTGAGTCATCCTAAAATAAAATTTATTTTGAAAGAAAAAATTTTGCAAAAGTTAATTTTAATACCTAGAAAAATAATAAATATTTTGTTTAAATAAATTTTATGAAATAACCTCACATTCCAATATTTAATTCATATTGTGTTATGGTGATTAAAATTTATACATAAAACGTAGATTTGTACTCGATAATGTAGCATTCATTTTTTGTATTTTTTTCATTTTATAGAAATGTGTAAAAACTCTTTCTTATGAATCAAAATAGAACTAGTGCATATAGTTTTTTTAATTGTATAGAAAAAAATTTTGATAAAGCTGCACGATTTCTTTCTATTGAAAAGGGTCTTTTGGAACAAATTAAAGCCTGCAATGCTGTATTTCGGATTCATTTTCCAGTAAAAATAGGAAAAGAAATCAAAGTTATTGAAGCATATAGAGTTCAACATTCTCATCATAAACTCCCTTGTAAAGGGGGGATTCGATATAGTATTAAAGTGAATCAAGATGAAGTTATGACTTTAGCTGCTTTAATGACCTATAAATGTGCTATAGTAGATGTTCCTTTTGGAGGTGCTAAAGGTGGAATAAAAATTGATCCACAAACTATATCATCAGAAAATATAGAAAAGATAACACGTCGTTATACTTCTGAATTGATTAAGAAAAATTTTATTGGTCCGGGAATAGATGTTCCTGCTCCTGATTATGGAACTGGAGAAAGAGAGATGAGTTGGATTTTTGATACTTTTTTATCTCTTCGTTCTGGAGATGTTGATGCATTAGCTTGTGTAACAGGAAAACCTGTTTCTCAAGGAGGTGTTAGAGGAAGAAAAGAAGCAACAGGATTAGGCGTTTTTTATGGTATAAGAGAATTATGTCATGTTAAAGAAGAGATGGATTTTGTTGGTCTTGATCTAGGATTAATAGGAAAAAAAATTATAATACAAGGTTTAGGAAATGTTGGTTATCATGCTGCCACTTTTTTTCATGAAGCAGGAGCTATTATAATAGCCTTAGCAGAAAGAGAAGGGGCTATTTATAACGAAAAAGGATTAAATGTATCAAAAGTTTTTTTACATTTAAAAAATACTGGATCCATATTAAATTTTCCAGAAGCAAAAAATATAGAAAATACTGAAAAAGCTTTAGAATTAGAATGCGATATTTTGATTCCAGCAGCGTTAGAAAATGTAATTCATAGAAATAATGCAAATCGTATTAAAGCTAAAATTATTGGAGAAGCGGCAAATGGACCTATTACTCCTGAAGCCGATGAAATATTGGAAAAAAAAGGTGTGATTATAGTTCCAGATATTTATTTAAATGCAGGAGGAGTTACCGTTTCTTATTTTGAATGGTTGAAAAATCTAAGTCATGTACGTTATGGACGTATGGAAAAAAAATTTAGCGAAAATATGAATGCAGAATTATTACAAGTTATAGAAACAATTTGTAATAAAAAAATTTCAAAAGAAGAAAAAAAAATCATTCTAAGAGGTCCAAGAGAAATAGATTTGATACGTAGTGGTTTAGAAGATACAATGATCAATGGATTTCACAAAATTCGTGATTTAAAAAAATCATCGAAGATAGAAAACATGCGGACTGCAGCATTTGTACTAGCTATAAATAAAATTATAGATTCTTATGAAAAATTAGGAATTTTTCCATAATATCCTTTATTTTTTTACGAAAAAAACGCTAAAATATATTTTTCATGAAGTACAAAAGATCATTATTGAAATTAAGTGGAGAAGCTCTTATGGGAGATAACGAATTTGGACTTCATTCTACTCGTTTTCAACAATATGCTGAAGAAGTCAAAAAAGTAGTAGATATGGGAGCTCAAGTAGCAATAGTTATTGGAGGTGGAAATATATATAGAGGATTTTCTAGAATAAAGGAAAAAACTATAAATCGTATTGAAGGAGATTATATGGGGATGTTAGCTACCGTTATTAACGGTATAGCTTTTCAATCATATTTAGAAAATGTAGGAATATGTACCTATATTCAAACAGCTATTAGAATGGATGAAATTGCAGAACCTTTTGGTATAGATAGAGCGATTCACCATCTTGAAAAAGGAAGAGTCGTAATATTTGTAGCCGGATTAGGAAATCCTTATTTTACTACAGATACAGCCGCTGTTTTACGTGCTATAGAAATAAAGGCTGATGTATTATTAAAAGGAACTAGAGTAGATGGAATTTATACAACTGATCCAGAAAAAAATAAATGTGCTAAAAAACTTAAAAATATATCTTTTGATATGGCATATAAAATGGGAATCAAAGTTATGGATCAAACTGCTTTCATTTTAGGGAATGAAAATAATTTACCGATTATTATTTTTGATATTAATAGAAAAGGAAATTTTAAAAAAGTAATTTCTGGAGAAGAAATAGGAACTATGGTTTCTAAAAAAAAATAAAATTATGGATGAATTAAACGACATTTTTTGCTGTTGTAAAATAGATATGGAAAAAATATTGAAACAACTAAAAGAAGAAATTCATCGTATTCGATTGGGTAGTAAATCTGTATCTTCTTTTTTAGGAAAAATCAAAATAAAATGTTATGGAACCTTTTTTCCGCTTATGGAAGTTGCCAATATTTCTATTATAGATAATATGAATATTTCAATTCATCCTTGGGATCGTTCTATTATTTCAGATATAGATAAAGCTATTATCAATGCTAATTTAGGTTTTATGCCTACTAATAAAGGAGATTCTATTCATATACATTTACCTATAATCACAGAAGAAAGTAGAAAAAATTTTATGAAGAAAATAAAGTTACAAACAGAACATGCAAAAATTCTTGTTAGAAATATTCGCAATAAAAGCAAAAAATATATAAAAAGATTAAAAATATCAGAAGATGTTTCTAAAACAGGAGAAAATCGTATACAAAAAATGACGATTGAATATATCGACAAAATAGAAAACTTCTTCCTTCAGAAGGAAAAAGAAATATTAAGAATATAAAATGGTCAAAAAATATTCAGTTAAAGAGTTATTAAATAAAGGAAAATTATTTATAGATAAAAAAGTATTAATTGAAGGATGGATACGTTCTTTTCGTTATTCTATTTTTGTTACTTTGAATGATGGATCTACCATTCAAAATCTGCAAATTATTTTATCCAATAAACTGGATAAAAAACTTATAAAAAAAATAACAATTGGAAGTTCAATTAGAGTTATAGGAATAGTAAAAAAAAGTATAGGGACAAAACAATATATTGAACTTCAATCTTTGAAAATAACCATATATGAATCAGTAGATCCAGTAATTATTCAAAAATCTATTTTGCAACCTAAGAAGCATAGTTTAGAAAAACTTCGTGAACAAGCTCATTTACGTTTTAGAACAAATATTTTTAGTTGTATTATGCGAATACGTCATCATATAGCTTTTTGCATACATAAATATTTTCATGAACATGGTTTTTTCTATCTTCACACTCCAATCATTACAACTTTAAACTGTGAAGGAACTGGAAGAATGTTTCAAATTACAACTATGGATTTAAAAAAAAAACTAGTAGATTATGAAAAAGATTTTTTTAAATGTAAGACTTATCTTAGTGTATCCGGACAATTAGAAGCGGAAACGGCTTCCCTAGGATTAGGAAAAGTGTACACTTTTGGTCCTGTATTTAGAGCAGAAAATTCTAATACTTCACGACATTTGTCTGAATTTTGGATGATTGAACCTGAAATTGCTTTTTATCATCTGAAAGAAAACATAAATTTAGCTGAAAATTTTCTAAAGTTTATTATTAGATATATTATTGATAATAGCATGGAAGATCTTATTTTTTTAAATAAATATTTGGAAAAATGGAACCAAAAGAAAAAAAATTATCTTTTAGAAAAATTAGAACTTATTTTAAAATTTCCATTTAAGAAAATTAGTTATACAGAAGCTATAAAAATTCTTGATGAAGAAGAAAAGAAAAAAAATATAAAATTTTTGCATCCAATTATTTGGGGAATGGATTTACAATCGGAGCATGAACAATATTTAGTTGATAAGTATTTTAAAATTCCTGTAATTGTATTTGATTATCCCTGTAGTATTAAAGCTTTTTATATGCGTATGAATAATGATGGAAAAACAGTTAGAGCTATGGATGTTTTATTTCCTGAAATAGGAGAAATTATTGGTGGATCTCAAAGAGAAGAACGTTATGATATGTTATTACAACGTATGAAAGATACAAATACTGATAAAAATAAACTTTGGTGGTATTTAGATACACGTCGTTTTGGATCTGTACCTCATAGCGGTTTTGGTTTAGGTTTTGATCGTTTAGTTCAATTTGTAACAGGAATGAATAATATTCGTGATGTTATTCCATATCCAAGAACTCCAAAAAATGCAGAATTTTAAGATATGTTAAAACAACAGTTATTGCAAAAAGGACAACATAAACTTTCTCCGCAACAAATCAAATTAATGAAATTAGTCCAATTATCTACTTTAGATTTTGAACAAAAAGTTCGACAAGAGTTAGAAGAAAATCCCGCTTTAGAATTAGAAGAAGAAAATAGTTCGGATTTAGATTTAGAAGAGTCTTCAGATATATTAGAATTAGAAAATGACCTTACGGAAGATCAAACTGTAGATTTTTCTGATATGGATGAATATTTAAGTGATGACGAATTTGAAGATTTTAAAATAAACAATCCAAATTACAGTGTGCAAAAATATATTCCTATTATTTCTGGAATTTCTTTTCAAGACTATTTAAAAAGTCAATTGCATACATTTCGTTTGAATGAAAAAGATTTATTAATTGCTGATTTTATATTAGGAAATATCGATGATGATGGTTTTATTAGAAGAAAAATAACATCTATAGCAGATGATATTTTTTTAATACTCGGAATATCAGTATCTACAGAGAAAATAGAAAAATTACTGATAGATTATATACAAAAATTAGATCCTATAGGAGTAGGATCCAGAAATCTACAAGAATGTTTATTAATTCAATTAGATAAAAAAAAAATGAATCAGGAAATTTTTTTATCAGAAAAAATTATACGATATCATTTTGAATCTTTTGTAAAAAAACATTATCAAAAATTACAAATGAAATTGGGAATAACAAAAAAAAATTTAAGAAAAGCCATTGATCAAATAAAAAAATTAAATCCTAAACCAGGTAAAATTTATTCTGATAATACTAAAAATTTGGATCATATTATTCCGGATTTTAATATATATATTTCAGATGAAAAATTAGAACTTTCTATAAATCAAAGAAATATACCAGAATTAAAGGTGTCATCTTTATATTTAAATATATTAAAATCTTATAAAAATAAATCAGAAAAAAATGTAAAAAAAGATGAAAAAACCATTATGTTTTTAAAGCAAAAAATAGATTCAGCAAAATGGTTTGTGGATGCAATCAAACAACGTCAAAATACATTAATGTTAACTATGAATGCTATTATGAATTATCAAAAAGAATATTTTTTAACTGGAGATCCAATTAAAATAAAACCTATGATTTTAAAAAATATTTCCCAAAAAATTGGAGTAGGGATTTCTACTGTTTCACGTGTAGCTAATAGTAAATATGTTAATACACCATATGGTACTTTTTTAATAAAAAGCTTTTTTTCTGAAAAAATGATAAATCAAGAAGGAGAAGAAATTTCTTCTATTGAAATCAAAAAACTATTAGGAGAATCAATAGCTCA contains:
- the leuS gene encoding leucine--tRNA ligase; amino-acid sequence: MEYNFGEIEKRWQIYWKEHNIFHTKENKKRKYYILNMFPYPSGTGLHVGHCLGYIASDIYARYKRGEGYNVLNPIGFDSFGLPAEQYAVQTGKHPYDTTHENSCRYKKQMNQIGLSFDWNRKLYTSHPSYYRWTQWMFIQIFNSWYDKNSEKAKPINLLIEEFNKNGNKFINASSTSNYKFNSKTWKKLNSYEKESVLLDYRLAFLCNNTVNWCPSLGTVLANDEIKNGKSERGGFPVYKKKMLQWHIRISAYAERLIKGLNVIDCSQSLKNLQCNWIGKLIGTSILLKIVHLINDDTPNINKNEIELFTSHPEMIFGITFIILSTDHPIVNKISISSIHHKNVLAYLAQEFCINENTENISGVFTGNYVFHPFIKNEKIPIYISNFFNVNNQTKSIIGIPGHDEKSKKFAKKFGIKIKTVLDVNETCINSDFLNGLNRKQAQEKIIEILIKNKIGEIKSIYKIRDAIFSRQRYWGEPIPIYFKNKIPKTIPVEKLPIILPEIDNFHPEDGKSPLVRAKNWAWDEKNMKIVPNTLIDYKYIYPIETSTMPSWAGSSWYFLRYMDVHNDKFFLDKEKENYWKNVDLYIGGSEHSTGHLIYARFWHKFLLDRGWITTEEPFKKILNQGMILSYSAIILKVIGENIFVSYGLMNKKHAYSSFQEIYVDLFLIKENNELDIKRLKKYKPEFYSSIFILERGTFFCKRKLEKMSKSKYNVINPDDFCKKHGIDIFRIHEMFLGPINQSKCWDEEKVNGIKNFMNKFWYLFHKNNTFQVSEENPTFLEFKILHCTIKKIQNKMQSFSWNTSISLLMVLTNQLTTLKCNKRKILEPLVQLIAPFAPHVAEELWYKLGKKKSIIFYNIPVFDPKYIVKKEITYPIMFNGKLKFLEKFDSRISTEEIKKKILSHPKIKFILKEKILQKLILIPRKIINILFK
- a CDS encoding Glu/Leu/Phe/Val family dehydrogenase; this encodes MNQNRTSAYSFFNCIEKNFDKAARFLSIEKGLLEQIKACNAVFRIHFPVKIGKEIKVIEAYRVQHSHHKLPCKGGIRYSIKVNQDEVMTLAALMTYKCAIVDVPFGGAKGGIKIDPQTISSENIEKITRRYTSELIKKNFIGPGIDVPAPDYGTGEREMSWIFDTFLSLRSGDVDALACVTGKPVSQGGVRGRKEATGLGVFYGIRELCHVKEEMDFVGLDLGLIGKKIIIQGLGNVGYHAATFFHEAGAIIIALAEREGAIYNEKGLNVSKVFLHLKNTGSILNFPEAKNIENTEKALELECDILIPAALENVIHRNNANRIKAKIIGEAANGPITPEADEILEKKGVIIVPDIYLNAGGVTVSYFEWLKNLSHVRYGRMEKKFSENMNAELLQVIETICNKKISKEEKKIILRGPREIDLIRSGLEDTMINGFHKIRDLKKSSKIENMRTAAFVLAINKIIDSYEKLGIFP
- the pyrH gene encoding UMP kinase, encoding MKYKRSLLKLSGEALMGDNEFGLHSTRFQQYAEEVKKVVDMGAQVAIVIGGGNIYRGFSRIKEKTINRIEGDYMGMLATVINGIAFQSYLENVGICTYIQTAIRMDEIAEPFGIDRAIHHLEKGRVVIFVAGLGNPYFTTDTAAVLRAIEIKADVLLKGTRVDGIYTTDPEKNKCAKKLKNISFDMAYKMGIKVMDQTAFILGNENNLPIIIFDINRKGNFKKVISGEEIGTMVSKKK
- a CDS encoding ribosome-recycling factor; amino-acid sequence: MDELNDIFCCCKIDMEKILKQLKEEIHRIRLGSKSVSSFLGKIKIKCYGTFFPLMEVANISIIDNMNISIHPWDRSIISDIDKAIINANLGFMPTNKGDSIHIHLPIITEESRKNFMKKIKLQTEHAKILVRNIRNKSKKYIKRLKISEDVSKTGENRIQKMTIEYIDKIENFFLQKEKEILRI
- the asnS gene encoding asparagine--tRNA ligase, whose translation is MVKKYSVKELLNKGKLFIDKKVLIEGWIRSFRYSIFVTLNDGSTIQNLQIILSNKLDKKLIKKITIGSSIRVIGIVKKSIGTKQYIELQSLKITIYESVDPVIIQKSILQPKKHSLEKLREQAHLRFRTNIFSCIMRIRHHIAFCIHKYFHEHGFFYLHTPIITTLNCEGTGRMFQITTMDLKKKLVDYEKDFFKCKTYLSVSGQLEAETASLGLGKVYTFGPVFRAENSNTSRHLSEFWMIEPEIAFYHLKENINLAENFLKFIIRYIIDNSMEDLIFLNKYLEKWNQKKKNYLLEKLELILKFPFKKISYTEAIKILDEEEKKKNIKFLHPIIWGMDLQSEHEQYLVDKYFKIPVIVFDYPCSIKAFYMRMNNDGKTVRAMDVLFPEIGEIIGGSQREERYDMLLQRMKDTNTDKNKLWWYLDTRRFGSVPHSGFGLGFDRLVQFVTGMNNIRDVIPYPRTPKNAEF
- the rpoN gene encoding RNA polymerase factor sigma-54; translation: MLKQQLLQKGQHKLSPQQIKLMKLVQLSTLDFEQKVRQELEENPALELEEENSSDLDLEESSDILELENDLTEDQTVDFSDMDEYLSDDEFEDFKINNPNYSVQKYIPIISGISFQDYLKSQLHTFRLNEKDLLIADFILGNIDDDGFIRRKITSIADDIFLILGISVSTEKIEKLLIDYIQKLDPIGVGSRNLQECLLIQLDKKKMNQEIFLSEKIIRYHFESFVKKHYQKLQMKLGITKKNLRKAIDQIKKLNPKPGKIYSDNTKNLDHIIPDFNIYISDEKLELSINQRNIPELKVSSLYLNILKSYKNKSEKNVKKDEKTIMFLKQKIDSAKWFVDAIKQRQNTLMLTMNAIMNYQKEYFLTGDPIKIKPMILKNISQKIGVGISTVSRVANSKYVNTPYGTFLIKSFFSEKMINQEGEEISSIEIKKLLGESIAQENKKKPLTDEKLSNILKEKGYLIARRTIAKYRDQMHIPVARMRKNL